A region from the Mesorhizobium sp. J8 genome encodes:
- a CDS encoding RsmB/NOP family class I SAM-dependent RNA methyltransferase: MRLGGRLAAAIEVLEDIGRRHRPVADALRDWGLSHRFAGGGDRAAIGNIVYDALRRKRSAGWLFGEDTPRAIGFGALLLEWGQTAQSLNDALDGDKFAPPLLSASELKAAAERRLGDAPDAVRADVPDWCAPLLEQAYGDAWVEEGAALAQRPPLDLRVNTLQADRAKVLAELRGTGAAPAAIAPNGIRIPPIDGDGRHPNVQAEPAFQKGWFEVQDEGSQLAAALAGAAPGMQVLDYCAGAGGKTLALSAEMDNRGQIFAHDAEKVRLAPIFERIRRSHNRNVQVVSKPAELAPLTGHMDLVLIDAPCTGSGTWRRRPDAKWRLTERQLDARKGEQQAILDTAQAFVRPGGLLVYITCSVFDAENGEQVAAFRERHQGFAPVDHRQLWDSRFPGHEGAARIAGNGGISLSPALSGTDGFYFHALRRDG, translated from the coding sequence ATGCGACTGGGCGGAAGGCTGGCGGCGGCCATAGAGGTTCTTGAAGACATCGGCCGGCGCCACCGGCCGGTGGCCGACGCCCTGCGCGACTGGGGCCTGTCGCATCGCTTCGCCGGCGGCGGCGATCGCGCCGCGATCGGCAACATCGTCTATGACGCGCTGCGCCGCAAACGCTCGGCCGGCTGGCTGTTCGGCGAGGACACGCCGCGCGCCATCGGCTTTGGCGCGCTTTTGCTGGAGTGGGGGCAGACGGCGCAGTCGCTCAACGATGCGCTGGACGGCGACAAATTCGCGCCGCCGCTGCTCAGCGCGTCCGAGTTGAAGGCGGCGGCCGAGCGCAGGCTTGGCGACGCGCCCGATGCGGTGCGCGCCGATGTTCCGGACTGGTGCGCGCCGCTGCTCGAGCAGGCCTACGGCGACGCCTGGGTCGAGGAAGGCGCGGCGCTCGCCCAGCGTCCGCCGCTGGATCTCAGGGTCAACACGCTCCAGGCCGATCGCGCCAAGGTGCTGGCAGAGCTACGGGGCACGGGCGCCGCGCCCGCGGCGATCGCGCCGAACGGTATCCGCATCCCGCCGATCGACGGCGACGGCAGGCATCCGAACGTGCAGGCCGAGCCCGCCTTCCAGAAAGGCTGGTTCGAAGTGCAGGACGAGGGCTCGCAGCTTGCCGCGGCGCTTGCCGGCGCCGCGCCCGGCATGCAGGTGCTCGACTATTGCGCCGGCGCCGGCGGCAAGACGCTGGCGCTGTCGGCCGAGATGGACAATCGGGGCCAGATCTTCGCCCATGACGCGGAAAAGGTGCGGCTGGCGCCGATCTTCGAGCGCATCCGCCGTTCGCACAACCGCAACGTCCAGGTCGTCAGCAAGCCCGCGGAGCTTGCGCCGCTCACCGGACATATGGACCTCGTGCTGATAGACGCGCCATGCACCGGCAGCGGCACCTGGCGGCGGCGGCCCGACGCCAAATGGCGATTGACGGAAAGGCAGCTCGACGCCCGAAAGGGAGAGCAGCAGGCGATTCTCGACACCGCGCAGGCCTTCGTCAGGCCGGGCGGCCTCCTGGTCTACATCACCTGTTCGGTGTTCGATGCCGAGAACGGCGAGCAGGTCGCGGCGTTCCGCGAACGCCATCAAGGCTTCGCGCCGGTCGATCACCGCCAGCTCTGGGACAGCCGCTTCCCCGGCCATGAAGGGGCGGCGCGCATCGCCGGTAACGGCGGCATCTCGCTGTCGCCGGCGCTGAGCGGCACGGACGGCTTCTATTTCCACGCCTTGCGCAGGGATGGTTGA